A genomic segment from Acyrthosiphon pisum isolate AL4f chromosome A3, pea_aphid_22Mar2018_4r6ur, whole genome shotgun sequence encodes:
- the LOC100162802 gene encoding N-acetyltransferase ESCO2 — protein MMSAFTTPRKSLRLRKNEPSPFLINRKRELFPVDNWDEDSHDIIPLQSSPEVYDPGLDSPDSSFNMNCTPITELSPSMSDKFEKLMSGSKNGHECSATIVIEETPNSRRIKNVNTTPFESETNKAAKTPSKKSFSLNNKTVLGVKTLNFYGSNQISLEDLRVKRFTRLNYNPKVKAKLFKDSKSTSKKRPRSTSQEQKSKINLFPGITLPLKKKPTVKKPFIKTELCEEKDNLIENNEVVKKNNFDFSKPSSSKNVWIEYIKQEKPERIKVEDSDNRKFFKSKVIHNDTPNRKDNSFNFKVVNWGDENRMSTVDQPDFNNTEILDDGAIEQIGQEVNELIELLDDEDDDDNSTAVRYPGLASNSTKRNHEDRDDEDSSIGLDSKRLKSDAQSHNHINLRSQMPDLIRDAYAIDETYHSDYSSQKEVSNTFEFNNMVLEELTDTSNDASVILNESPQTKLFPIFTNQTPSPSHVACEKPTARRIKRIIDATQYQIDAGQKKFGGFLCKQCGLYYSRGEPEDEAEHDKYHVAKDIFKYNSFKNEKVLYQDTNERIVVISGSDPLKACTKALEVISFVDVELGFNTQNSILPATKKVYLYIKDKQVIGCLVVELISEAYRNLETETEDMVIVSEESYPVKVGVNRIWTKWDCRNNGIASKLLDCFRKNYAYGHILTIHEIAFTVPTRAGKQFIKKYTNKSDYFVYTGW, from the exons ATGATGTCTGCTTTTACAACTCCTCGCAAGTCTCTTCGGTTACGTAAAAATGAACCGTCTCCGTTTTTAATAAATCGAAAACGTGAATTATTCCCCGTGGATAACTGGGATGAAGACAGCCATGACATTATTCCTCTACAATCATCTCCAGAAGTGTATGATCCTGGCCTTGATTCTCCGGATTCATCATTTAACATGAACTGCACTCCAATCACCGAATTAAGTCCCTCTATGagtgataaatttgaaaaacttatGTCGGGATCAAAGAATGGACACGAATGCTCAGCAACAATTGTTATCGAGGAAACTCCAAATTCCAgacgaattaaaaatgttaacacaaCACCGTTTGAATCAGAGACTAACAAAGCAGCTAAAACTCCTTCAAAGAAAAgctttagtttaaataataagacTGTATTAGGAGTAAAAACGTTAAACTTTTATGGAAGTAATCAA ATATCATTGGAAGATCTTCGTGTTAAAAGATTTACTCGCTTAAATTATAATCCAAAGGTAAAAGCTAAATTGTTTAAAGATTCAAAATCAACAAGTAAGAAAAGACCAAGATCAACCAGTCAAGAACAAAAATCCAAGATAAATTTGTTTCCTGGTATTACGTTGCCATTAAAAAAGAAACCTACAGTTAAAAAACCATTCATCAAAACTGAATTATGTGAagaaaaagataatttaattgaaaacaatgaagtagttaagaaaaacaattttgatttttctaaaCCATCTTCCTCAAAAAATGTCTGGATAGAATATATTAAGCAGGAAAAACCCGAACGTATAAAAGTTGAGGATTCTGATAACAGgaaatttttcaaatcaaaagTAATTCATAATGATACACCAAACAG AAAAGATAATAGCTTTAACTTTAAAGTTGTAAACTGGGGTGATGAAAATAGGATGAGCACTGTTGATCAAcctgattttaataatacagaAATACTTGATGATGGTGCAATCGAACAAATTGGACAAGAAGTTAATGAACTAATAGAATTGTTAGAtgatgaagatgatgatgaCAATTCAACAGCTGTACGTTACCCTGGTCTTGCATCAAATTCTACAAAAAGAAATCATGAAGATCGAGatg acGAAGATTCAAGTATAGGGCTGGATTCAAAACGTTTAAAGTCGGATGCACAAAGTCACAACCATATTAATTTAAGAAGTCAAATGCCAGATTTGATTAGAGATGCTTATGCTATTGATGAAACTTATCATTCAGATTATTCATCACAAAAAGA ggtGTCAAacacatttgaatttaataatatggtcttaGAAGAATTAACAGATACTTCAAATGATGCTTCTGTAATTTTAAACGAATCACCACAAACAAAGTTGTTCCCTATTTTTACCAATCAAACACCTTCACCTAGTCATGTAGCTTG tgAAAAACCTACAGCAAGAAGAATAAAAAGAATTATTGATGCTACTCAATATCAAATTGATGCAGGTCAAAAGAAATTTGGTGGTTTTTTGTGCAAACAATGTGGCCTTTATTATTCAAGAGGTGAACCAGAAGATGAAGCGGAACATGATAAATACCATGTAGCCAaggatatttttaagtataat agctttaaaaatgaaaaagtactttatcaagacactaATGAACGTATTGTTGTTATATCTGGCTCAGATCCTTTAAAAGCATGCACTAAAGCTTTAGAAGTTATATCATTTGTTGATGTAGAACTTGGCTTTAACACACAAAATTCTATTTTACCTGCGACTAAAAAG gtttatttgtatataaaagaCAAACAAGTGATTGGATGCCTAGTAGTAGAACTGATATCTGAAGCTTATCGTAACTTAGAAACTGAAACAGAAGACATGGTTATTGTTTCTGAAGAATCATATCCTGTAAAAGTAGGTGTTAACCGTATATGGACAAAATGGGACTGTCGTAATAATGGAATTGCTTCAAAACTCCTAGACTGTTTCCG